Proteins encoded in a region of the Sphingomonas sp. OV641 genome:
- a CDS encoding NnrU family protein — protein MGNVVAAALAFVGTHFLLSHPLRRPIVGAVGERGFLGIYSLVAAVTLGWLALAYRTAPPAVPLWPVGDILWAIGTLLMLAGAILFMGSLIRNPALPQAAAGSVPEARGVFAITRHPMMWGFALWGVVHILVFPDPSNIVLALAIIVLALVGAHLQDRKKERLQPDFWREWERRTSYWPFAAIAGGRARMGKIGMHALAGGTVVWLAASWAHIPLAGWPAGIWRWIA, from the coding sequence ATGGGTAATGTCGTGGCGGCAGCACTGGCGTTCGTAGGAACCCATTTCCTCCTGTCGCACCCGCTGCGACGACCGATCGTGGGTGCCGTCGGCGAGAGGGGCTTTCTGGGCATCTACAGCCTGGTTGCCGCGGTGACGCTCGGCTGGCTGGCGCTGGCCTATCGCACCGCGCCGCCCGCTGTGCCGCTCTGGCCGGTCGGCGACATTCTGTGGGCAATCGGCACCCTGCTGATGCTGGCGGGCGCCATCCTGTTCATGGGATCGCTGATCCGCAACCCGGCCCTGCCGCAAGCCGCGGCGGGCAGCGTGCCCGAGGCGCGCGGCGTATTTGCGATCACCCGCCATCCGATGATGTGGGGATTTGCCCTGTGGGGCGTGGTCCACATCCTCGTCTTTCCCGACCCGTCGAACATCGTGCTGGCGCTGGCGATCATCGTGCTCGCGCTGGTCGGCGCGCATCTGCAGGACCGGAAAAAGGAGCGGCTGCAGCCCGACTTCTGGCGCGAGTGGGAGCGGCGGACGAGCTATTGGCCGTTTGCCGCCATTGCCGGCGGTCGCGCGCGAATGGGCAAGATCGGCATGCATGCGCTGGCCGGCGGGACGGTCGTATGGCTCGCGGCGAGCTGGGCGCATATTCCGCTTGCGGGGTGGCCGGCGGGCATCTGGCGCTGGATCGCCTGA
- a CDS encoding molybdenum cofactor guanylyltransferase: MQVTKAQGIVGAILAGGAASRFGSDKAMALLQGVPLIDHVATALAAQADTLVVVGRLHGPLVSVPDHPVPGLGPLGAIAGALRWARANGYAVVLSAPCDAPVLPSDLVPLLGGEGAAYVAALPVLGWWPVTLTDHLATWLATDQPRAVRRWASAVNARAVTLPTVPPNVNTAADLAALDR; this comes from the coding sequence ATGCAGGTGACGAAGGCGCAGGGCATTGTCGGCGCGATCCTGGCGGGTGGGGCTGCCAGCCGCTTCGGCTCGGACAAGGCGATGGCGTTGCTTCAGGGCGTGCCGCTGATCGATCATGTCGCCACCGCTTTGGCGGCACAGGCCGACACGCTGGTGGTGGTGGGCCGTCTGCACGGCCCGCTGGTCAGCGTGCCCGATCATCCCGTGCCTGGCCTCGGACCACTCGGCGCGATTGCGGGCGCACTGCGCTGGGCACGGGCGAATGGCTATGCGGTGGTGCTGAGTGCGCCCTGCGACGCGCCGGTGCTGCCGTCCGATCTCGTGCCATTGCTGGGCGGGGAGGGCGCAGCCTATGTCGCTGCGCTTCCCGTGCTCGGCTGGTGGCCCGTAACGCTGACGGATCATCTCGCCACCTGGCTGGCGACGGATCAGCCCCGCGCCGTCCGCCGCTGGGCGTCAGCGGTGAACGCACGCGCGGTGACACTGCCGACGGTGCCGCCGAACGTGAACACCGCGGCGGATCTCGCGGCGCTCGACCGCTAG
- a CDS encoding glycine zipper 2TM domain-containing protein, with protein MRIILAAALAATTVTALPVQAQANREYREDIRDARRDYRDDMRRADSRRDVRDAQRDYRRDVRDARQDWRRDRQQWRSFDYNRLPPGQRRYYADNFYRDGRYYQQRRLSRNDRVYRGYNGRYYCRRSDGTTGLIIGGIGGGVLGSLLANGGSNTLGALIGAGAGALLGSSVDRGQVVCR; from the coding sequence ATGCGTATCATTCTTGCCGCCGCACTGGCCGCGACGACTGTCACCGCCCTTCCGGTGCAGGCGCAGGCCAACCGGGAGTATCGCGAGGACATCCGCGATGCCCGCCGCGATTACCGCGATGATATGCGGCGCGCAGACTCGCGGCGCGACGTGCGCGACGCGCAGCGGGATTATCGCCGTGATGTGCGGGACGCCCGCCAGGACTGGCGCCGCGATCGCCAGCAGTGGCGCAGCTTCGATTACAACCGCCTTCCCCCGGGTCAGCGCCGTTATTACGCCGACAATTTCTATCGCGACGGCCGCTATTATCAGCAGCGTCGCCTGAGCCGCAACGACCGGGTCTATCGCGGCTATAACGGGCGTTACTACTGCCGCCGCTCGGATGGCACCACGGGCCTGATCATCGGCGGCATCGGTGGCGGTGTGCTCGGCAGCCTGCTGGCCAATGGCGGGTCCAACACGCTGGGTGCGCTGATCGGTGCGGGTGCCGGCGCTCTGCTGGGTAGCTCCGTTGATCGCGGCCAGGTGGTCTGCCGCTAA
- a CDS encoding OsmC family protein, translating to MPTRNGSARYEGLGKDGKGWVSTQSGALSEQPYGFATRFENEPGTNPEELIAAAHASCFTMALSFALAGAGHHDGSLETSAKVTVEKDGEGFTITKSALDLHAKVPGISPDDFDRIAAEAKKNCPVSKLLNAEITLSITLDA from the coding sequence ATGCCGACACGCAATGGTTCCGCCCGGTACGAAGGTCTGGGAAAAGATGGCAAGGGCTGGGTGTCGACCCAGTCGGGTGCACTCAGCGAACAGCCATATGGCTTCGCCACCCGGTTCGAAAACGAACCCGGCACCAATCCCGAAGAGCTGATCGCCGCCGCACACGCCAGCTGCTTCACCATGGCGCTCAGCTTCGCGCTTGCGGGCGCCGGACACCATGACGGCTCACTGGAAACCAGTGCCAAGGTGACGGTGGAAAAAGATGGTGAAGGTTTCACCATCACCAAATCGGCATTGGATCTCCACGCCAAAGTTCCGGGAATCTCGCCGGACGACTTTGACCGGATTGCCGCGGAAGCCAAAAAGAACTGTCCTGTTTCCAAGCTCTTGAATGCTGAAATTACTCTGTCAATCACGCTGGACGCGTGA
- a CDS encoding glycine zipper 2TM domain-containing protein, producing the protein MRKLMLALGASAMVLPSLVVTTTDADAQRRYKYREWKGNDGRWRCRKPDGTTGLIVGGVAGALLGRTIDTRGDRTLGTLGGAAVGALAGREVERGTSERRCR; encoded by the coding sequence ATGCGTAAGTTGATGCTGGCGCTCGGCGCCTCCGCGATGGTTCTGCCGAGCCTCGTAGTCACCACCACCGATGCGGATGCGCAGCGCCGCTACAAGTATCGGGAGTGGAAGGGCAATGACGGCCGCTGGCGTTGCCGCAAGCCCGATGGCACCACCGGCCTGATCGTCGGCGGCGTTGCCGGCGCGCTGCTCGGCCGCACCATCGACACCCGCGGCGACCGTACGCTCGGCACGCTCGGCGGTGCTGCGGTCGGCGCCTTGGCCGGCCGCGAAGTGGAGCGCGGCACGAGCGAACGTCGCTGCCGCTAA
- the dapD gene encoding 2,3,4,5-tetrahydropyridine-2,6-dicarboxylate N-succinyltransferase: MSDLEAIIDAAWEDRAQIGLTTAGEVRIAVDRALALLDSGSARVAEPNGNGGWRVNQWLKKAVLLSFRLNDNALIDNGPGAGHWFDKVPSKFSGWSEVEFRAAGFRAVPGSVARRGAFIGKGAILMPSFVNIGAYVGEGTMVDTWATVGSCAQIGKNVHLSGGVGIGGVLEPLQADPVIIGDGAFIGARSEVAEGVRVGEGAVLSMGVYLGASTKIIDRATGETFIGEVPPYAVVVPGSTGGGNLGLYCAVIVKRVDERTRSKTSINELLRD; the protein is encoded by the coding sequence ATGAGCGACCTCGAAGCAATCATCGACGCGGCGTGGGAAGACCGCGCGCAGATCGGCCTCACCACGGCGGGCGAGGTGCGGATCGCGGTGGATCGTGCGCTCGCGCTGCTCGATTCCGGTTCGGCGCGCGTCGCGGAGCCTAATGGCAATGGTGGCTGGCGCGTGAATCAGTGGCTGAAAAAGGCCGTGCTGCTGTCCTTCCGCCTGAACGACAATGCCCTGATCGATAATGGCCCGGGCGCGGGCCATTGGTTCGACAAGGTACCGTCGAAGTTTTCCGGCTGGAGCGAGGTCGAGTTCCGCGCCGCCGGTTTCCGTGCCGTTCCCGGCAGCGTGGCGCGCCGCGGCGCCTTCATCGGCAAGGGCGCGATCCTGATGCCCAGCTTCGTCAACATCGGCGCTTATGTCGGCGAGGGCACGATGGTCGACACCTGGGCGACTGTCGGATCGTGCGCGCAGATCGGCAAGAACGTGCACCTGTCGGGCGGCGTCGGCATCGGCGGCGTGCTTGAACCGCTCCAGGCCGATCCCGTGATCATCGGCGACGGCGCCTTTATCGGCGCGCGTTCCGAAGTGGCCGAGGGCGTGCGCGTCGGCGAGGGCGCCGTGCTGTCGATGGGCGTGTATCTGGGCGCCTCCACCAAGATCATCGATCGTGCCACGGGCGAGACGTTCATCGGCGAGGTGCCGCCTTATGCCGTGGTCGTGCCCGGTTCGACCGGCGGCGGCAACCTTGGGCTGTATTGCGCGGTGATCGTGAAGCGCGTCGACGAGCGCACCCGGTCCAAGACCAGCATCAACGAACTTTTGCGCGACTGA
- a CDS encoding pyrimidine 5'-nucleotidase: MPPDLAHVRAWIFDLDNTLYPSSADLFARIDVKMTDYIARLLGVDRVEARRIQKAYFLGHGTTLAGLMAEHHVDPHDFLAFVHDIEMDVLEENVPLAAAVAKLPGRKVVFTNGDAPYATRVLERLGLGESFEAIHDIHAMDLAPKPAPSAYAGLCAALSIDPATALFADDMARNLAPAKAIGMTTVWVDNGSEQAADPDRSFIDYTTPDLTAWLEGILESA; this comes from the coding sequence ATCCCCCCGGATCTCGCCCATGTCCGCGCCTGGATCTTCGATCTCGACAATACGCTATATCCGTCCAGCGCCGATCTCTTCGCACGCATCGACGTGAAGATGACGGACTATATCGCCCGGCTGCTCGGAGTGGACCGGGTCGAGGCGCGGCGTATCCAGAAGGCCTATTTCCTTGGGCACGGCACGACGCTCGCCGGGCTGATGGCGGAGCATCACGTGGATCCGCACGACTTTCTCGCCTTCGTGCACGATATCGAGATGGACGTGCTGGAGGAGAATGTTCCGCTCGCCGCCGCCGTTGCCAAGCTGCCCGGCCGCAAGGTCGTCTTCACCAATGGCGATGCGCCTTACGCGACGCGGGTGCTGGAACGGCTGGGCCTGGGCGAATCGTTCGAGGCGATCCACGACATCCACGCCATGGATCTGGCCCCCAAGCCCGCGCCCTCCGCTTATGCGGGCCTGTGCGCGGCGCTGTCGATCGATCCGGCGACCGCGCTGTTCGCCGATGATATGGCGCGCAATCTTGCGCCGGCAAAGGCGATCGGCATGACCACCGTCTGGGTCGACAATGGCTCCGAACAGGCCGCCGATCCGGACCGCAGCTTCATCGACTATACCACGCCCGATCTGACGGCGTGGCTTGAAGGAATATTGGAATCGGCATGA
- a CDS encoding LLM class flavin-dependent oxidoreductase: MTRYSLLDLVPVVEGGTVAGALANAADLARHAEAHGFNRYWVAEHHGMEGIASAATAVVIAHVAAATRTIRVGAGGIMLPNHAPLQIAEQFGTLDALFPGRIDLGLGRAPGSDQRVARAIRRTLDSDPNAFPNDVVELQSYFANDGRTGIVATPGAGAKPDLWILGSSLFGAQLAAMLGLPYAFASHFAPDALDQAMDIYRRDFRPSAQLDRPYAMAGFNVFAADTRAEAELLASSQQQQFVALRTGNPGKMRPPVPGYRESLPPMHARILDSVLSCSAIGDRDDVAAGIAAFVKRTGVDEVMLTSSIYDHEARKRSIAIAAEAMRVPEAA; this comes from the coding sequence ATGACCCGATATTCGCTGCTCGATCTCGTCCCCGTCGTCGAAGGCGGCACCGTCGCCGGCGCGCTCGCCAATGCGGCCGACCTGGCCCGCCATGCCGAGGCGCATGGCTTCAACCGTTACTGGGTTGCCGAACATCACGGCATGGAGGGGATCGCCTCCGCCGCGACCGCCGTCGTCATCGCGCATGTCGCGGCGGCGACGCGTACCATTCGCGTGGGCGCGGGCGGGATCATGCTGCCCAACCATGCGCCGCTGCAGATTGCGGAACAGTTCGGCACGCTGGACGCGCTGTTTCCCGGACGGATCGATCTTGGCCTGGGCCGTGCGCCGGGCAGCGACCAGCGCGTGGCGCGTGCGATCCGCCGCACGCTGGACAGCGATCCCAACGCTTTTCCGAACGATGTGGTGGAGCTGCAGAGCTATTTCGCCAATGACGGGCGGACCGGCATCGTCGCGACGCCGGGCGCTGGGGCGAAGCCGGACCTGTGGATCCTCGGCTCCTCGCTATTCGGGGCGCAGCTCGCCGCGATGCTCGGCCTGCCCTATGCCTTTGCCTCGCACTTCGCGCCGGATGCGCTCGATCAGGCGATGGACATCTACCGCCGCGATTTCCGCCCCTCGGCGCAGCTCGATCGGCCCTATGCAATGGCGGGGTTCAACGTCTTCGCGGCCGACACGCGGGCGGAGGCCGAGTTGCTCGCCAGTTCGCAGCAGCAGCAGTTCGTGGCGCTGCGCACCGGCAATCCGGGCAAGATGAGGCCGCCCGTTCCCGGCTATCGCGAATCGCTGCCTCCGATGCACGCGCGCATCCTGGATTCGGTCCTGTCATGCAGTGCCATCGGCGACCGGGACGATGTGGCAGCGGGGATCGCCGCTTTCGTGAAGCGCACCGGGGTGGACGAGGTGATGCTGACGAGCAGCATCTACGATCACGAGGCGCGCAAGCGCAGCATCGCCATCGCGGCCGAGGCGATGCGGGTGCCCGAGGCGGCGTAA
- the metF gene encoding methylenetetrahydrofolate reductase [NAD(P)H]: protein MTLSINQLEEARHALEAPLFADVAGDIDVSFEFFPPKSAAMEATLWDSIATLSPLGPRFVSVTYGAGGSTRERTHATVARIARETAVPAAAHLTCVEATRDEIDAVADEYWSAGVRHIVALRGDPPRAGERYAAHPGGYENAAALVEGLRRLHPFEISVACYPECHPDSSDAAADLDNLKRKIDAGATRAISQFFFSPDVFFRYRDAVAAAGMDVEIVPGIMPVSNFAAVQRMSAMCGTEVPAWMGRLFAGLDDLPAARQLVSATLAAELCRKLYAGGAKQFHFYTLNRAELSFAICHLLGLRAKPDAVRAAA, encoded by the coding sequence ATGACCCTTTCGATCAATCAGCTGGAAGAAGCGCGCCACGCGCTTGAAGCGCCGCTGTTCGCCGATGTGGCGGGCGATATCGACGTCAGCTTCGAATTCTTCCCGCCCAAGTCGGCAGCGATGGAAGCGACCTTGTGGGATTCGATCGCGACGCTGTCGCCGCTCGGCCCTCGCTTCGTGTCGGTCACCTATGGCGCGGGCGGTTCCACGCGCGAGCGCACCCATGCCACCGTGGCGCGGATCGCCCGCGAAACCGCCGTGCCGGCCGCCGCGCACCTGACCTGTGTCGAGGCGACGCGCGACGAAATCGATGCGGTGGCGGACGAATATTGGTCCGCCGGCGTCCGTCACATCGTTGCCCTGCGCGGCGATCCGCCGCGCGCGGGGGAGCGCTATGCGGCGCATCCGGGTGGCTATGAAAACGCTGCCGCGCTGGTCGAGGGGCTGCGTCGGCTTCACCCGTTCGAGATCTCGGTCGCCTGCTATCCCGAATGCCATCCCGATTCGTCGGACGCTGCGGCCGATCTCGACAATCTGAAGCGCAAGATCGACGCCGGGGCGACCCGCGCGATCAGTCAGTTCTTCTTCTCGCCGGACGTGTTCTTCCGCTACCGCGATGCCGTCGCTGCGGCCGGGATGGACGTGGAGATCGTGCCCGGCATCATGCCAGTCAGCAATTTCGCGGCGGTTCAGCGCATGTCGGCGATGTGCGGGACGGAGGTTCCGGCGTGGATGGGGCGGCTGTTCGCCGGGCTCGATGATCTGCCCGCCGCGCGTCAGCTCGTTTCGGCGACGCTCGCGGCGGAGCTTTGCCGCAAGCTGTATGCCGGCGGGGCGAAGCAGTTCCACTTCTATACCCTGAACCGCGCCGAGCTGAGCTTCGCCATCTGCCATCTGCTCGGCCTGCGGGCGAAGCCGGATGCGGTGCGCGCGGCGGCCTGA
- a CDS encoding metalloregulator ArsR/SmtB family transcription factor, which produces MTQALETFRALADSSRLRILRLLRSMELSVGELALVLGQSQPRVSRHVKILCDAGLTERRKEGSWVFVALGARRLVDPVLAAIDALDGEFADAEGATDAARLAAVRADRASSASQWFEAHASEWDAIRSLHVAESEVEIAMQRLLGDAPLGRLVDIGTGTGRMIELFAPRASTALGIDRSSEMLRIARAKIGERGLANAELRQADLYSLPLPDAGADVAIVHHVLHYAQQPGAAIVEAARALAPGGRLLIADFAPHDREELRAQDAHTRLGFSDAQIEGWFDTAGLTVEQTETLEGGELTVKIWLGRKPAPGGMKQPRATIHEVEAA; this is translated from the coding sequence GTGACCCAGGCGTTGGAAACCTTTCGTGCTTTGGCGGACTCTTCGCGGCTCCGCATCCTTCGCTTGCTGCGGTCGATGGAATTGTCGGTCGGCGAATTGGCGCTGGTGCTCGGGCAAAGTCAGCCGCGTGTCAGCCGGCACGTGAAGATCCTGTGCGATGCGGGCCTGACGGAGCGTCGCAAGGAAGGCAGCTGGGTCTTCGTGGCGCTGGGTGCGCGCCGTCTGGTCGATCCGGTGCTGGCGGCGATCGACGCGCTGGATGGCGAGTTCGCCGATGCGGAGGGGGCAACCGACGCCGCCCGCCTTGCCGCCGTCCGTGCGGACCGCGCCTCGTCGGCGTCGCAATGGTTCGAGGCGCATGCCAGCGAATGGGATGCGATCCGCTCGCTTCACGTTGCGGAAAGCGAGGTGGAGATTGCCATGCAGCGGCTGCTGGGCGACGCGCCGCTCGGCCGGCTGGTCGATATCGGGACCGGCACGGGGCGGATGATCGAGCTGTTCGCGCCGCGCGCCAGCACGGCGCTAGGTATCGATCGCAGCTCGGAAATGCTGCGCATCGCGCGGGCCAAGATCGGCGAGCGCGGCCTTGCCAATGCGGAGCTGCGCCAGGCGGATCTGTATTCGCTGCCGCTGCCGGATGCCGGCGCCGACGTGGCGATTGTTCACCATGTGCTCCATTATGCGCAGCAGCCCGGCGCGGCGATCGTTGAGGCCGCCCGCGCACTGGCCCCTGGCGGGCGGCTGTTGATCGCGGACTTCGCGCCGCATGATCGGGAGGAGCTGCGCGCCCAGGATGCGCACACCCGGCTCGGCTTTTCGGATGCGCAGATCGAAGGCTGGTTCGACACTGCGGGCCTCACGGTCGAGCAGACGGAGACGCTGGAGGGCGGCGAACTGACCGTAAAGATCTGGCTTGGGCGCAAGCCGGCACCCGGCGGCATGAAACAGCCGCGTGCCACAATTCACGAGGTAGAGGCGGCATGA
- a CDS encoding aldo/keto reductase has product MKQRLGSSDLEIAPLVLGGNVFGWTADRQASFAVLDAFVAGGGTMIDTADVYSAWAPGHQGGESEAVIGEWLKASGKRDQVLIATKVGMLPGEGGEKLAPARIAAACEASLKRLGTDRIDLYFAHQDDEATPQEAALEAFARLVDAGKVRVLGASNFHAARLKSANEKARAAGLPRYDALQPEYNLVSRHKFEGELQDYCVEQNVGVTPYYGLASGFLTGKYRSREDLSKSVRGGRMSELLDGKGGKVLHALDAVAGETGATLAQISLAWLIAQDGVTAPIASATSVAQIEELLPAMTLELSREQLDRLTMAGT; this is encoded by the coding sequence GTGAAGCAGCGCTTGGGATCGTCCGACCTGGAAATCGCGCCATTGGTGCTTGGCGGCAACGTCTTTGGCTGGACGGCGGATCGGCAGGCGAGCTTCGCCGTGCTCGACGCCTTTGTTGCCGGCGGCGGCACGATGATCGACACCGCCGATGTCTATTCCGCCTGGGCACCGGGCCATCAGGGCGGCGAGTCCGAAGCCGTGATCGGCGAGTGGCTGAAGGCGTCGGGCAAACGCGACCAGGTTCTGATCGCCACCAAGGTCGGCATGTTGCCCGGTGAGGGCGGCGAGAAGCTGGCGCCCGCCCGCATCGCCGCGGCATGCGAGGCATCGCTGAAGCGCCTTGGCACCGACCGAATCGACCTGTATTTCGCGCATCAGGATGATGAGGCGACGCCGCAGGAAGCTGCGCTCGAAGCGTTCGCCCGGCTGGTCGATGCCGGCAAGGTCCGCGTGCTGGGTGCCTCTAACTTCCACGCGGCGCGGCTGAAATCCGCCAATGAGAAGGCGCGTGCGGCCGGCCTGCCCCGCTATGACGCGCTCCAGCCCGAATATAATCTGGTCAGCCGCCACAAATTCGAAGGCGAGCTGCAGGATTATTGCGTGGAGCAGAATGTCGGGGTGACGCCTTATTACGGGCTCGCCTCCGGCTTCCTCACCGGCAAATATCGCTCGCGCGAGGATCTGTCCAAAAGCGTGCGCGGCGGCCGTATGTCTGAATTGCTCGACGGCAAGGGCGGCAAGGTGCTGCACGCGCTGGACGCCGTTGCGGGAGAGACGGGCGCAACGCTGGCGCAGATTTCGCTCGCATGGCTGATCGCGCAGGACGGCGTAACCGCGCCGATCGCCAGCGCGACCAGCGTGGCGCAGATCGAGGAACTGCTGCCGGCAATGACGCTGGAGCTCTCGCGCGAACAGCTCGACCGGCTGACAATGGCGGGTACCTGA
- a CDS encoding L,D-transpeptidase family protein, translated as MSSRLRLLLAVLVVAIGASVFYMIRAPQQPAPAVQARANDAKSEDAPAVAQAAVAAAPASVAGPEADPDAYTVKSILPIDGPLKMGDHHWDESAAPATGTIVITVDLAAQVLSVFRDGHEIGAAAILFGADAKPTPLGVYPITQKDKDHVSNIYDAPMPYMLRLTNDGVAVHASNVADGYMTHGCIGVPLPFAKKLFETVKLGDKVIITRGETLELGQAVKAAA; from the coding sequence ATGTCGTCCCGCCTTCGCCTTCTGCTCGCCGTGCTGGTGGTCGCCATCGGCGCATCGGTCTTTTACATGATCCGCGCGCCTCAGCAGCCCGCGCCAGCGGTACAGGCGCGGGCCAATGATGCGAAGTCGGAGGACGCGCCGGCCGTGGCACAGGCGGCCGTCGCCGCGGCGCCGGCCTCCGTCGCGGGGCCAGAAGCCGATCCTGACGCTTATACGGTCAAGTCGATCCTGCCGATCGACGGCCCGCTGAAGATGGGCGATCATCATTGGGACGAGAGCGCCGCGCCTGCGACCGGTACGATCGTCATCACCGTCGATCTCGCCGCGCAGGTGCTCAGCGTCTTTCGCGATGGGCATGAAATTGGCGCGGCGGCGATCCTGTTCGGCGCGGATGCGAAGCCGACGCCACTCGGCGTCTATCCGATCACGCAAAAGGACAAGGATCACGTCTCCAACATCTATGATGCGCCGATGCCGTACATGCTGCGCCTGACCAATGACGGCGTCGCGGTTCACGCCAGCAATGTGGCGGACGGCTATATGACCCATGGCTGCATCGGCGTGCCGCTGCCGTTCGCCAAGAAGCTGTTCGAGACGGTGAAGCTTGGCGACAAGGTGATCATCACCCGCGGCGAGACACTTGAGCTAGGCCAGGCGGTGAAGGCCGCCGCCTAG
- a CDS encoding short-chain fatty acyl-CoA regulator family protein: MAERKLMAGHVVRRLRRQQALSQAAMAEMLAISPSYLNLVERNQRPVSATLLVKLAETFDFDPRALTAAEPGGGRDAMRRRLADPMFADLEIDRNELEEWLAAAPGGAEAFARAFDRAGQSGATAAPSDDPVALVRREIGRWRNHFPDLDAAAEALADELRLGAGDLYGAISERLRVKHSLAIRILPVDVMPDVLRRLDLHARQLQLSELLDPASRTFAAAFQLALIEARAEIDALVTGAGFGQIAADRLFRRHLASYFAAAVTMPYARFLRACEATGYDIELLQRRFGAGFEHVAHRLTTLQRVGARGLPFFMIRVDRAGQSSKRYAGASGAALVEAEGRCPLWHLHHAFDRPGHLAVQLVELEDGERWLTMARTVTPQGQRYGLVSAEFAIGIGVAAEHAGTLAAARGFDLAGAAMPIGLGCRQCFRPSCPQRAAAPAGRALTINERERRITALTFAGD; this comes from the coding sequence ATGGCAGAGCGCAAATTGATGGCGGGGCATGTCGTGCGGCGGTTGCGCCGGCAGCAGGCGCTGAGCCAGGCCGCCATGGCCGAGATGCTGGCGATCAGCCCTAGTTACCTGAACCTGGTCGAGCGCAATCAGCGCCCCGTGTCGGCGACCCTGCTGGTGAAGCTGGCGGAGACCTTCGACTTCGATCCGCGCGCGCTGACCGCGGCGGAGCCGGGCGGCGGGCGCGATGCAATGCGGCGGCGGTTGGCCGACCCGATGTTCGCCGACCTGGAGATCGACCGCAACGAGCTGGAGGAATGGCTGGCCGCTGCGCCCGGCGGGGCCGAGGCGTTCGCGCGCGCCTTCGACCGCGCGGGGCAGAGCGGCGCCACCGCTGCGCCGTCCGACGATCCGGTAGCGCTTGTCCGGCGCGAGATCGGGCGCTGGCGCAACCACTTTCCCGATCTCGACGCCGCGGCGGAGGCGCTGGCGGACGAGCTGCGGCTTGGCGCCGGCGATCTCTACGGCGCCATTTCCGAACGGCTGCGGGTGAAGCACAGCCTCGCGATCCGCATCCTTCCCGTCGACGTGATGCCCGATGTGCTGCGCCGGCTAGACCTTCACGCCCGCCAGCTTCAGCTGTCGGAACTGCTCGATCCCGCCAGCCGCACCTTCGCCGCCGCCTTCCAGCTGGCCTTGATCGAGGCGCGGGCGGAGATCGATGCGCTGGTGACCGGCGCCGGCTTCGGCCAGATCGCTGCGGACCGGCTGTTCCGGCGTCATCTCGCCAGCTATTTCGCCGCCGCCGTGACCATGCCCTATGCGCGCTTCCTGCGCGCCTGCGAGGCCACCGGCTATGATATCGAGCTGCTCCAGCGTCGCTTCGGAGCGGGGTTCGAACATGTCGCGCACCGGCTGACGACGCTTCAGCGGGTCGGCGCGCGCGGCCTGCCCTTTTTCATGATCCGCGTCGATCGCGCGGGCCAGTCGTCAAAGCGCTATGCGGGCGCGAGCGGCGCCGCGCTGGTCGAGGCGGAAGGGCGCTGCCCGCTGTGGCACCTCCACCACGCCTTCGACCGACCCGGGCACCTTGCGGTCCAATTGGTCGAGCTGGAGGATGGCGAACGCTGGCTGACCATGGCGCGCACCGTCACGCCGCAGGGGCAGCGATACGGGCTGGTCTCGGCCGAATTCGCGATCGGGATCGGGGTGGCGGCGGAACATGCCGGAACGCTGGCGGCGGCGCGCGGCTTCGACCTTGCCGGCGCGGCGATGCCCATCGGGCTCGGCTGCCGCCAGTGCTTTCGTCCATCATGCCCGCAGCGCGCCGCCGCCCCGGCAGGTCGAGCCTTGACGATCAATGAGCGGGAACGCCGGATCACCGCGCTGACCTTCGCCGGTGATTGA